One segment of Rosa chinensis cultivar Old Blush chromosome 6, RchiOBHm-V2, whole genome shotgun sequence DNA contains the following:
- the LOC112173467 gene encoding probably inactive leucine-rich repeat receptor-like protein kinase At5g48380: MLLTGRDLCNVFLAGVFLLLPSCRFISGVESDINCLRSIKASLEDPLDMLTSSWDFSNPTEGFICNFQGIECWHPYESRVLNIKLADLGLKGQFPRGLVNCTSLTGLDLSSNSLSRSIPGDIHKLIPYVMSLDLSSNSFSGEIPNTISNCTFLNVLKLDNNKLTGQIPPELGRLSRLKVFSVANNQLSGPVPTFAAGADSYANNRRLCGGPLKNCPSSSQNKNDLVRVFKSYTVVMLGALGFGIGFVFSFSFFVFR; this comes from the coding sequence ATGTTGTTGACTGGACGAGATCTTTGCAATGTTTTTCTTGCGGGTGTTTTCTTGTTATTGCCTAGTTGTAGATTCATTTCTGGTGTCGAGAGTGATATCAACTGCTTGAGAAGTATAAAAGCATCACTGGAGGACCCTTTAGACATGTTAACCTCTTCATGGGATTTTAGCAATCCCACGGAAGGTTTCATCTGTAACTTTCAGGGAATCGAGTGTTGGCACCCTTATGAGAGCAGAGTTTTAAATATCAAGCTTGCGGATTTGGGACTCAAAGGCCAGTTTCCTCGCGGCTTAGTGAATTGTACAAGCTTAACAGGCTTAGATCTTTCGAGCAACAGCCTCAGTCGATCAATTCCCGGTGATATTCATAAATTGATCCCTTACGTTATGTCGCTTGATCTCTCATCCAACAGCTTCTCAGGGGAAATTCCGAATACAATCTCCAACTGTACTTTCCTGAATGTCCTTAAGCTTGACAACAACAAGTTGACGGGTCAGATTCCTCCAGAACTTGGTCGGCTCAGTAGGCTTAAAGTATTTAGCGTGGCCAACAATCAACTGTCTGGGCCAGTCCCCACCTTTGCAGCCGGAGCGGACAGCTATGCAAACAATAGGAGACTCTGCGGTGGTCCTTTGAAGAATTGCCCCTCATCATCTCAGAACAAGAATGATTTAGTGAGGGTTTTCAAGTCTTACACTGTAGTCATGTTGGGAGCACTCGGTTTTGgtattggttttgttttctctttttcttttttcgtctTTCGATAG